From a region of the Haematobia irritans isolate KBUSLIRL chromosome 4, ASM5000362v1, whole genome shotgun sequence genome:
- the LOC142235989 gene encoding uncharacterized protein LOC142235989 yields MKINRNIDRTQVVFRVFIALLLMILVTVYQNVSYDILNTVRWKHFKLIRNLSDYGTTETRNSTFGHRTIVPEGYLVWNENCHIPSFDPYASKYMEAEKDAITAYQDSTPNCTAILPLVTKTYNTTLQAYVLQIQMELKDEYLIKRNSTYDEDGTQEEFVDDAEEEDINCCFKTIFRDGEKGYAWNDCLKFEHDFQVPNYADYILIACNGTVNTSTFYQDGMTLIQDRDDVYEKIQNNTSSSRPFGILMFGIDSVSQFNFRRVMPLSYEYVRNDSWFELSGYNKIDDNTFPNLMAVFSGLDLIKADELCHYKEIGGLDNCTTSLFNFFREQGLITAYSEDIVDISTFDYLKPGFVKPPTDYYQRPLLMAIEEKLPIQKLSDEPYCVGPRRYGEYVYDFGIEFAERFLGQSIFGLFWTNSFSHNNWADPSIMDKRMVEYFTYMDDHGILENNVVVLFSDHGSRWGFLRSQKEGYIEERMPMFFIRLPQWMKDAHPEIVNSLMLNKNRLTSPYDVHVTLKHLALMSLGKNDPIDKPISCPTCQTLLEPVLENRSCHLAGIPDHWCTCTPFEVLDTDSDEVKNFTQLVIDELNIYLNSSVYGSQCVPMQLNRVVEANLRLDLHKDVHKDRIQYIRTTFETNPNEALFDASLVYDSLEKTIKVNVTEISRLNLYATDSVCVDDNIVKKYCICTESVKKNS; encoded by the exons ATGAAAATTAATCGAAACATAGATCGTACACAAGTTGTTTTCAGAGTTTTTATAGCCCTTCTGCTAATGATACTAGTGACGGTATATCAAAATGTCTCCTATGATATATTAAACACTGTACGCTGGAAACACTTCAAACTCATACGAAACCTTAGCGATTATGGAACAACAGAAACGAGAAATTCAACATTCGGGCACAGAACTATCGTACCAGAAGGATATTTGGTATGGAATGAAAATTGCCATATACCTTCATTCGATCCTTATGCATCTAAATATATGGAAGCTGAAAAGGATGCAATTACTGCATATCAAGATTCAACACCAAATTGTACAGCAATTCTACCATTGGTTACTAAAACATACAATACAACGCTACAAGCTTATGTTTTACAAATTCAAATGGAACTTAAAGATGAGTATCTGATAAAAAGAAATTCTACCTATGATGAAGATGGTACTCAAGAAGAATTTGTTGATGATGCAGAGGAAGAAGATATTAATTGTtgctttaaaacaatttttcgtGATGGCGAAAAAGGTTATGC ATGGAATGATTGTTTAAAATTTGAGCACGATTTTCAAGTTCCCAATTATGCTGACTACATTCTCATTGCCTGTAATGGCACAGTTAATACATCAACATTTTACCAGGATGGAATGACCTTAATACAGGATCGTGACGATGTATAtgagaaaattcaaaataatacgTCAAGTTCAAGACCATTTGGAATTCTAATGTTTGGCATTGATTCAGTGTCACAATTCAATTTTCGCCGTGTAATGCCATTATCCTATGAGTACGTACGAAATGATAGTTGGTTTGAATTATCGGGCTATAATAAG ATCGATGATAATACATTCCCAAATTTAATGGCTGTTTTTTCTGGATTGGATTTGATAAAGGCTGATGAACTGTGCCACTATAAAGAAATCGGAGGTCTTGACAATTGTACCACCTCACTATTCAATTTCTTTCGAGAACAGGGATTAATAACTGCCTATTCGGAGGATATTGTCGATATCAGTACATTTGATTATTTAAAGCCAGGCTTTGTGAAGCCTCCAACGGATTACTATCAGCGCCCACTCCTAATGGCTATTGAAGAGAAATTGCCCATTCAAAAATTATCGGATGAACCTTATTGCGTTGGACCCAGAAGATATGGcgaatatgtttatgattttggtattgaatttGCCGAACGTTTTTTGGGCCAATCGATATTCGGTTTATTTTGGACAAATAGTTTCAGTCATAACAATTGGGCTGACCCGTCTATAATGGACAAGCGTATGGTCGAATATTTCACTTATATGGATGACCACGGTATTTTGGAGAATAATGTCGTTGTACTCTTCAGTGATCATGGATCACGCTGGGGCTTTCTACGCTCTCAGAAAGAGGGATACATAGAAGAACGAATGCCAATGTTTTTTATTCGCTTGCCCCAATGGATGAAGGATGCCCACCCGGAAATTGTAAACTCTTTAATGTTGAATAAGAATCGTTTGACCAGCCCTTATGATGTCCATGTAACACTCAAGCATCTAGCCCTAATGTCATTGGGTAAAAATGATCCCATCGATAAGCCCATTAGTTGTCCCACATGTCAAACTTTATTAGAACCTGTTTTGGAGAATCGTTCGTGCCACTTGGCTGGAATCCCAGATCATTGGTGCACTTGTACCCCATTTGAAGTTTTAGACACGGATTCTGACGAAGTGAAGAACTTTACACAATTGGTCATAGATGAATTGAATATTTATCTCAATAGTAGTGTTTATGGAAGCCAATGTGTTCCAATGCAATTAAATCGGGTAGTGGAAGCTAATTTGAGATTAGATTTACACAAGGATGTACACAAAGATCGGATACAGTATATAAGAACTACGTTCGAAACTAATCCCAATGAGGCTTTATTCGACGCTTCATTGGTCTATGATAGTTTGGAGAAAACAATAAAAGTGAATGTAACAGAAATAAGTCGTCTAAATCTCTATGCAACAGATTCTGTGTGTGTAGATGACAATATTGTGAAGAAATATTGCATTTGTACGGAAAGTGTTAAGAAAAATAgttga
- the TpnC73F gene encoding troponin C at 73F, which produces MSAVDEDLTPEQIAVLQKAFNSFDSQKTGSISTDLVADILRLMGQPFDKKILDELIDEVDEDKSGRLEFEEFVQLAAKFIVEEDAEAMQKELREAFRLYDKQGNGYIPTSCLREILKELDDALTEQELDIMIEEIDSDRSGTVDFDEFMEMMTGE; this is translated from the exons ATGTCCGCCGTT GATGAAGATCTTACCCCTGAGCAAATTGCTG ttttgcAAAAGGCCTTCAACAGCTTCGACAGTCAAAAAACCGGCAGTATTTCCACTGATTTGGTAGCCGATATCTTGCGTTTGATGGGTCAACCCTTTGACAAGAAGATCCTTGATGAACTCATTGATGAAGTTGACGAAGATA AATCCGGTCGCTTGGAATTCGAGGAGTTCGTTCAATTGGCTGCCAAGTTCATTGTTGAAGAAGATGCCGAAGCTATGCAAAAAGAATTGCGTGAAGCTTTCCGTTTGTATGACAAACAAGGCAATGGCTACATTCCCACCTCTTGCCTTAGAGAAATCCTCAAGGAATTGGATGATGCTTTGACTGAACAAGAATTGGATATCATGATTGAAGAAATCGATTCTGATCGTTCCGGTACCGTTGATTTCGATG